A genomic region of Dreissena polymorpha isolate Duluth1 chromosome 4, UMN_Dpol_1.0, whole genome shotgun sequence contains the following coding sequences:
- the LOC127878260 gene encoding uncharacterized protein LOC127878260, whose protein sequence is MVDWYRVSVAGHGEAAVVGFVADVVADVSVDIVVAISVDVVFDVSVNEVVGISEDVVAVVVLVDVVVGVAVNVVVSILVDGVVGIPVGDFVGIAVDVNQPKFVAGFVGLAEVEVVYFVVDIAVGPAVDVGLVLNIVVRLSADVDFGLSVDAVVGLAVVVVISLEVDVSQPKLVDGYVGHDDVVVVHFVVDFLVGLTVDVVVGLTVDVVIDFAGDVVVDFSVDDVVDLVVFLIMCLVVDVIVGRVPFVVVVPSVLVVVGDGRCSRLSIATAAQTGYTPSPVAPQD, encoded by the exons ATGGTGGACTGGTATCGGGTATCAGTTGCAG GCCATGGCGAGGCTGCAGTTGTGGGCTTTGTAGCGGATGTAGTTGCTGACGTTTCCGTTGATATAGTTGTTGCTATTTCAGTAGATGTAGTTTTTGATGTTTCTGTAAATGAAGTTGTTGGTATTTCAGAAGATGTAGTTGCTG TTGTTGTTCTTGTGGATGTTGTTGTTGGGGTTGCAGTTAATGTCGTTGTTAGTATTTTAGTGGATGGTGTTGTTGGTATTCCAGTGGGTGATTTTGTTGGTATTGCTGTAGATGTCAACCAACCCAAATTTGTTGCAGGATTTGTTGGCCTTGCTGAAGTTGAAGTTGTGTACTTTGTAGTTGATATTGCTGTTGGTCCTGCAGTTGATGTTGGTCTTGTCTTGAATATAGTTGTTCGTCTTTCAGCGGATGTTGATTTTGGACTTTCAGTGGATGCTGTTGTTGGTCttgcagttgttgttgttattagtCTTGAAGTGGATGTTTCCCAACCCAAGCTTGTTGATGGATATGTAGGCCACGATGATGTTGTAGTTGTACACTTTGTAGTGGATTTTCTTGTTGGTCTCacagttgatgttgttgttggtctcACAGTGGATGTAGTGATTGACTTTGCAGGGGATGTAGTTGTAGATTTTTctgttgatgatgttgttgaccttgttgtgtttttaattatgtgcCTTGTGGTCGATGTTATTGTTGGCAGAGTTCCGTTTGTAGTGGTTGTTCCTTCGGTTCTGGTTGTAGTGGGTGATGGTCGCTGCAGCCGCCTTTCCATTGCCACTGCAGCACAAACTGGTTACACTCCATCCCCAGTGGCACCTCAAGATTGA